The Carassius gibelio isolate Cgi1373 ecotype wild population from Czech Republic chromosome B22, carGib1.2-hapl.c, whole genome shotgun sequence genome window below encodes:
- the LOC127988378 gene encoding regulator of G-protein signaling 8, with amino-acid sequence MLPLLIRPRPQLTKGIRATHCKTQHVSVQLIVMVRLAKMRKSTSVSSLECLIYCRNPDTTTGHKEMKQTNWRSRMLFKTFPVRESRHTLRKSYGPTTEEVTRWAQSLDNLLSSKCGLTALRQFMKSEHCEEYIEFWMVCEEFRKIRSNSKLKSRAKTIYEEFIREDSSKEINLDFHTKESLHQSLLIPTQSCFTAAQNRVYFLMEHNSYPRFLDSELYRRLCTIAAGEQ; translated from the exons ATGCTTCCCCTGCTGATAAGGCCCCGCCCACAGCTCACCAAGGGTATAAGAGCCACACACTGCAAGACACAGCATGTTTCAGTTCAATTGATAGTGATGGTTAGACTGGCAAAAATGAGAAAATCCACATCAGTTTCGAGCTTGGAGTGTCTGATCTACTGCAGGAACCCCGACACGACCACGGGACACAAAGAGATGAA acaaacaaactggAGATCAAGAATGCTTTTCAAGACTTTTCCCGTGAGAGAATCACGTCACACATTGAGGAAATCATACGG GCCCACTACTGAAGAAGTGACTCGATGGGCACAGTCTCTGGACAACCTGCTGAGCAgcaaat GTGGATTAACGGCTCTGCGGCAGTTCATGAAGTCTGAGCACTGCGAGGAGTACATCGAGTTCTGGATGGTCTGTGAAGAGTTCAGAAAGATCAGGTCCAATTCCAAACTCAAATCCAGGGCAAAAACCATATACGAGGAGTTCATCAGGGAAGATTCCTCCAAAGAG ATCAACCTGGACTTCCACACAAAGGAGTCCCTCCACCAAAGCCTTCTGATCCCAACGCAGTCCTGTTTCACAGCCGCCCAAAACAGAGTTTACTTCCTGATGGAGCACAACTCGTACCCTCGGTTCCTGGACTCTGAACTCTATCGCCGGCTCTGCACAATCGCTGCAGGGGAgcagtaa